The Streptococcus oralis Uo5 genome includes a window with the following:
- the yaaA gene encoding peroxide stress protein YaaA, which produces MKILIPTAKEMNTDHPCIEALPLREESQAVLDSLAHYSASELETFYKVSAEKAEEEYAHIQALKNHRAKYYPALKLFDGLMYRHIKRDGLTEAEQTYLENHILITSALYGVVPALSPMAPHRLDFLMKLKVAGKTLKSHWKSAYDEALQDEDLIFSLLSSEFETVFSKEIREKMVTFKFMEDKEGQLKIHSTISKKARGAFLTALIEGQVQTVEQARKLSFAGFDYRPDLSSDLELVFVKQT; this is translated from the coding sequence ATGAAAATTTTAATCCCAACAGCAAAAGAAATGAACACAGACCATCCTTGTATCGAAGCGCTCCCCTTGAGGGAAGAAAGTCAGGCAGTCCTTGACTCACTTGCGCATTACTCAGCTAGTGAATTAGAGACTTTTTATAAGGTATCTGCCGAGAAAGCAGAAGAAGAGTACGCTCATATTCAAGCTCTAAAAAATCACAGGGCTAAATATTATCCAGCCTTGAAACTCTTCGATGGTCTCATGTATCGCCACATCAAACGAGATGGGTTAACCGAGGCTGAACAAACCTATCTTGAAAATCATATCCTGATTACCTCGGCTTTATACGGTGTTGTCCCTGCCTTATCTCCCATGGCTCCTCACCGTTTGGATTTCTTGATGAAGTTAAAAGTTGCTGGTAAGACTTTAAAGAGTCATTGGAAGTCAGCCTACGATGAGGCACTTCAGGATGAGGACTTGATATTCTCCCTCCTATCATCAGAGTTTGAAACCGTATTTTCTAAGGAAATTAGAGAAAAGATGGTGACCTTCAAATTTATGGAGGACAAGGAAGGCCAGTTAAAAATCCACTCAACCATTTCAAAAAAAGCCCGTGGTGCCTTTTTGACCGCCTTGATAGAGGGGCAAGTTCAAACTGTTGAACAAGCTCGCAAGCTCAGTTTTGCAGGTTTTGATTACCGACCTGATTTATCAAGTGATTTAGAACTCGTCTTTGTGAAACAAACATAA
- a CDS encoding NADPH-dependent FMN reductase: MSKKVLFIVGSLRQGSFNHQMALEAEKALAGKAEVSYLDYSAVPLFSQDLEVPTHPAVDAAREAVLAADAIWIFSPVYNFSIPGTVKNLLDWLSRAIDLSDTRGASALQDKFVTVSSVANAGHEQLFAIYKDLLPFIRTQVVGNFTAARVNDSAWADGKLVLEEATASSLEKQADDLLAAIN, translated from the coding sequence ATGTCTAAAAAAGTATTATTTATCGTCGGTTCACTTCGCCAAGGTTCTTTCAACCACCAAATGGCCCTCGAAGCTGAAAAAGCACTTGCTGGAAAAGCGGAAGTTAGCTATCTTGATTACTCAGCTGTTCCTCTCTTCAGCCAAGATTTGGAAGTTCCAACTCATCCAGCTGTAGATGCTGCTCGTGAAGCAGTCCTTGCTGCGGATGCTATCTGGATCTTCTCTCCAGTCTACAACTTCTCTATCCCTGGAACAGTGAAAAACTTGCTTGACTGGCTCTCTCGTGCCATTGATTTGTCTGATACACGTGGTGCTTCTGCCCTCCAAGACAAGTTTGTTACTGTCTCATCTGTAGCCAATGCCGGTCACGAACAACTCTTTGCGATTTATAAAGACCTCTTGCCATTTATCCGTACACAAGTCGTTGGTAACTTTACTGCCGCTCGTGTCAATGACTCTGCTTGGGCAGACGGAAAATTGGTGTTAGAAGAAGCAACTGCTTCATCACTTGAAAAACAAGCTGACGACCTTCTTGCAGCCATCAACTAA
- a CDS encoding peptide deformylase produces the protein MEKKIVRDVLFLSQVSKPASQEDLYLAKDLQDTLLANRETCVGLAANMIGVQKRVIIFNLGLVPIVMFNPILLSYEGPYETEEGCLSLTGVRPTTRFETITVSYRDSKWQEQTITLTGFPVQICQHELDHLEGRII, from the coding sequence ATGGAAAAGAAAATTGTCCGAGATGTCTTATTTTTGTCGCAGGTTTCGAAACCTGCAAGTCAGGAAGACCTTTATCTGGCTAAGGATTTGCAGGATACCCTGCTTGCCAATCGCGAGACCTGTGTCGGTCTGGCAGCCAATATGATTGGCGTGCAGAAGCGCGTGATTATCTTTAATCTTGGCTTGGTTCCCATAGTCATGTTTAACCCCATTCTCCTTTCCTACGAAGGACCTTACGAGACAGAGGAAGGTTGTTTGTCTTTGACTGGGGTGCGACCGACAACTCGTTTTGAAACGATTACGGTTTCCTATCGTGATAGTAAGTGGCAGGAACAGACCATTACGCTGACAGGTTTTCCAGTTCAGATCTGTCAACATGAACTGGATCATTTGGAAGGTCGGATTATTTAG